In Hirschia baltica ATCC 49814, the genomic stretch AGAAAAAGAAGCTTTCCCAACACCAACATGAACAATACCAGTCTTCTCAGCACGGAACTCAACAGCACCACCTTTTGCATCAGCAACAGCTTTAGCAACGTTTGGTGTTACAGTTCCGACCTTAGGGTTTGGCATAAGACCACGCGGACCAAGAACTTTACCTAGACGACCAACAATAGCCATCATATCAGGTGTCGCAATCACGCGATCAAAGTCCATCTTACCTTCTTGAATTTCTTCCATAAGGTCTTCAGCACCCACGATGTCTGCACCTGCTTCACGTGCTTCATCAGCTTTTGCATCACGTGCAAAAACAGCAACACGCACTGTACGACCAGTACCATGCGGAAGTGACACCACACCACGAACCATCTGATCCGCATATTTAGGGTCAACACCAAGATTTACAGCAATTTCTACTGTTTCATCAAATTTAGCAGTTGCGTTTGATTTTACCAATTCCGCAG encodes the following:
- the rplA gene encoding 50S ribosomal protein L1, whose amino-acid sequence is MAKVGKRIAAARSAVEVGKAYTLAAAAELVKSNATAKFDETVEIAVNLGVDPKYADQMVRGVVSLPHGTGRTVRVAVFARDAKADEAREAGADIVGAEDLMEEIQEGKMDFDRVIATPDMMAIVGRLGKVLGPRGLMPNPKVGTVTPNVAKAVADAKGGAVEFRAEKTGIVHVGVGKASFSQDAIEENARTLILALQKARPSGAKGTYVKKITLSSTMGPGVEIDTQEALASDA